The following proteins are encoded in a genomic region of Candidatus Edwardsbacteria bacterium:
- a CDS encoding ABC transporter permease — MSIEFDRNKDMKIILHIIKKEFLQFMRDPKMVAINIIAPAIQLLVFTYAATLDVREVSMIVCDHDNSYYSRQLLSGFTNSGYFRTVESTTRSADIDIALIETRASVGIVIPAGFGNDLLAGKQPQIQALADGSDANSSGIGLAYASQIINRYIGLQLAGSSGPRKTALLSVTPEIRIWYNPELSSRNFMVPGVLGLLLMIMTMMLTSLAIVKERENGTMDQLLVTPIKSYQLIIGKLTPFFCIGVIDILLVMLVATQWFGVPVRGSHPLLFSLCLLFIMTTLGLGLFISTVSSNQQQAMMTAIFFVMMPMIYLSGFVFPIENMPQIIQALTYLLPLRYFYTIIRGIFLRGSGLAELWPHALALLIFGVGILSLSVTRFRRKLE; from the coding sequence ATGTCGATAGAATTCGACCGCAACAAAGACATGAAAATAATCCTTCATATAATCAAAAAAGAGTTTCTGCAGTTTATGCGGGATCCCAAGATGGTGGCCATCAACATCATTGCTCCGGCCATACAACTGCTGGTCTTCACCTATGCGGCCACGCTGGATGTCCGGGAGGTGAGCATGATTGTCTGCGACCATGACAATTCCTATTATAGCCGCCAGCTGTTGAGCGGCTTCACCAATTCCGGCTATTTTCGCACCGTGGAAAGCACCACCAGAAGCGCTGATATAGATATCGCCCTTATCGAGACCAGAGCTTCGGTCGGGATTGTGATCCCAGCCGGGTTCGGAAACGATCTGCTGGCGGGCAAGCAGCCTCAGATCCAGGCCCTGGCTGACGGTTCGGATGCCAATTCTTCCGGCATCGGCCTGGCCTATGCCAGCCAGATCATCAACCGCTATATCGGCCTGCAGTTGGCCGGATCATCGGGCCCCCGAAAAACGGCCCTGCTTTCGGTTACCCCCGAGATCCGGATATGGTACAACCCAGAACTCAGCAGCCGGAATTTTATGGTGCCAGGCGTTCTGGGGCTGCTGCTGATGATAATGACCATGATGCTGACCTCCCTGGCCATAGTCAAGGAGCGGGAGAACGGCACCATGGACCAACTGCTGGTGACCCCCATTAAATCGTATCAGCTGATCATCGGCAAACTGACCCCATTCTTCTGTATCGGGGTCATCGATATCCTGTTGGTGATGCTGGTGGCCACCCAGTGGTTCGGGGTCCCTGTCCGGGGCAGCCATCCGCTGTTGTTCTCCCTGTGCCTGCTGTTCATCATGACCACCTTGGGGTTGGGCCTGTTCATATCCACCGTGTCCTCCAACCAGCAGCAAGCCATGATGACGGCCATCTTCTTCGTGATGATGCCGATGATCTATCTTTCGGGCTTCGTGTTTCCCATAGAGAACATGCCGCAGATAATCCAGGCCCTTACTTATCTGCTGCCGTTGCGGTACTTCTACACCATCATCCGGGGAATATTCTTAAGGGGATCGGGGTTGGCCGAACTGTGGCCCCATGCCCTGGCCCTGTTGATTTTTGGGGTCGGCATCCTGTCGCTCAGCGTCACGCGGTTCAGAAGAAAGCTGGAATGA
- a CDS encoding ABC transporter permease, whose protein sequence is MPLISPGTKADRVASVIKKELRQIMRDKRSLGILFFIPLFMLVMFGYALNFDVKHTSLAVVDLDISRESRHLISEFSHSEYFTVKHLPSAVNELDHLLGSEKVRAAIVIPRGYAADLAKGRSPTVQVILDGVNANAANTIQGYLNAFFLNYSYQLTIKVARRLGVAAINQPIDYRPRIWFNPELKSAKFLIPGLIGFILMVVGVISTSLSIVKEKERGTMEQLLVSPIKPLELIMGKTIPYIAISLLSTAIILVVGYVLFDVHVMGSLLLLFLTTFIFLLGALGMGLLISSISETQQLAFLVAVISTILPSFLLSGFVFSIRNMPEAIQLITYAVPTRYYLVALRGIILKGAGFGAIWDQLLFLMGFATVMLLVSAIRIKRSGL, encoded by the coding sequence ATGCCTTTGATCAGCCCCGGCACAAAAGCAGACAGGGTGGCTTCGGTCATTAAAAAGGAACTGCGCCAGATAATGCGGGACAAGCGGAGCCTGGGCATACTGTTCTTCATCCCGCTGTTCATGCTGGTGATGTTCGGCTATGCCCTGAATTTTGACGTTAAACACACCTCCCTGGCGGTGGTGGACCTGGACATCAGCCGGGAAAGCCGGCATTTGATCAGCGAATTCTCTCACAGCGAATATTTTACGGTAAAACATTTGCCCTCGGCGGTAAATGAACTGGACCATCTCCTGGGCAGCGAAAAAGTACGGGCGGCCATCGTGATCCCCCGGGGATATGCGGCCGACCTGGCCAAGGGCCGGAGCCCTACGGTGCAGGTGATATTGGACGGGGTGAATGCCAATGCCGCCAACACCATTCAGGGGTACCTTAATGCTTTTTTCCTGAATTATTCATATCAGCTTACCATCAAGGTCGCCCGGCGGCTGGGGGTGGCCGCCATTAACCAACCGATAGATTACCGGCCCAGGATATGGTTCAATCCAGAATTGAAGAGCGCAAAATTTCTTATTCCCGGGCTGATCGGTTTTATTCTGATGGTGGTAGGGGTCATCTCCACCTCGCTGTCGATAGTCAAGGAAAAGGAAAGGGGCACCATGGAGCAACTATTGGTCTCCCCGATAAAACCCCTGGAATTGATAATGGGCAAAACGATACCCTACATTGCTATTTCGCTGCTGTCGACGGCAATCATTTTGGTGGTGGGTTATGTTTTATTTGATGTCCACGTCATGGGCAGCCTGTTATTGCTGTTTCTGACCACTTTTATCTTTCTGCTGGGCGCTTTGGGTATGGGACTGCTGATATCGTCAATATCCGAAACCCAACAGCTGGCTTTTTTGGTGGCGGTGATATCCACCATCCTGCCGTCCTTTCTGCTGTCGGGGTTCGTCTTTTCCATCCGAAATATGCCGGAGGCAATACAGCTAATAACCTATGCCGTGCCCACCAGGTATTATCTGGTGGCTCTGAGAGGGATAATCCTAAAAGGGGCCGGGTTCGGTGCGATCTGGGACCAGCTGCTGTTCCTTATGGGATTTGCCACGGTGATGCTTTTGGTGAGCGCCATCAGGATCAAAAGGTCGGGGCTGTGA
- a CDS encoding ABC transporter ATP-binding protein, with the protein MAAPSIIADRLSKRFGGFVAVDSVSFEVRPGEIFGFLGANGAGKSTTIKMLCGLLSSSSGTARVGGYDINRQADLVKKNIGYMSQKFSLYEDLTVAENINFFGGVYGLDGQNLKNRRQWALEMAGLSERQRSLTRELAGGLKQRLALGCAILHQPGIIFLDEPTGGVDPVSRRSFWDLINELSSGGTTIFVTTHYLDEAEYCNQITLMHAGRIVAGGSPNQLKKEWIKNPILEFRSDDVVKAMGMIQGLPWALETTIFGNSLHVSVKDVQSGKREIIKALGTGNVKPENIREVSPTLEDVFITLIEKKTPIENPEGK; encoded by the coding sequence ATGGCTGCCCCATCGATAATAGCGGACAGGCTGAGCAAGCGTTTCGGCGGCTTTGTGGCGGTCGATAGCGTCAGCTTTGAGGTGCGGCCAGGCGAGATCTTCGGGTTTCTGGGGGCCAACGGAGCCGGCAAATCCACCACCATCAAAATGCTGTGCGGTCTTTTGTCCTCCAGCTCCGGCACCGCCAGGGTGGGCGGATACGACATCAACCGCCAGGCCGACCTGGTCAAAAAGAACATCGGCTACATGTCCCAAAAATTTTCGCTTTACGAGGACCTGACCGTTGCGGAGAATATCAATTTCTTCGGCGGGGTCTACGGACTGGATGGTCAAAATCTGAAAAACAGGAGGCAATGGGCTCTGGAGATGGCGGGGTTGTCGGAACGCCAGCGTTCGCTGACCCGGGAACTGGCCGGGGGACTGAAACAGCGGCTGGCTTTGGGCTGCGCCATTCTGCACCAACCAGGGATCATTTTCCTGGATGAGCCCACCGGGGGGGTGGACCCGGTCTCCCGGAGAAGCTTCTGGGACCTGATAAATGAACTGTCATCAGGCGGCACCACCATCTTCGTCACCACCCACTACCTGGACGAGGCCGAATACTGCAACCAGATCACCCTGATGCATGCCGGCCGGATCGTAGCCGGCGGAAGCCCCAATCAACTGAAAAAAGAATGGATCAAAAACCCCATCCTGGAATTCAGGTCCGACGATGTGGTCAAAGCCATGGGCATGATCCAGGGTCTGCCCTGGGCCCTGGAGACCACCATTTTCGGCAACTCACTTCATGTCAGCGTAAAGGATGTCCAATCCGGCAAAAGGGAGATAATCAAAGCCTTGGGAACGGGCAATGTAAAGCCTGAAAATATAAGGGAGGTAAGCCCCACCCTGGAAGATGTCTTCATCACCCTGATAGAAAAAAAGACACCGATCGAAAATCCGGAAGGGAAATGA
- a CDS encoding TolC family protein, whose product MRRLILMSLLFCWFGSGWAQGKEPMSLEACLQTGLENNKGLDAVWAKAQGSRAAADQSATALLPSLKLSAGYSRLSDVPPFEMTIPGFPAPKTITIAEPVLDNSSIKLTLQQPLYTGGRVTGNLKINRKNYQADSSDYLAQRCQAALNIKTLYWRLYQAQKVKELAEENLRILESHFNDVGNLLGQGLATENDRLKVKLQMSNARLMLIDAENNRRAIGIHLNSFIGRPLDAQIDPTSIPDTLEAAVLSPPELIQRALAERQDIAGQKYRREATAAGRTTAKSGWYPQVFAVGNYTYANPNPRIFPARDQFDATWDAGVMLSMDLWNWQAAKHQVRQAGSLLRQAEDRLVLLEDAVRIEVNLAVLEVQQAGEKTAVSRSGLDQAQENYRNVKNLFLEGMATNSDLLDAEVLLLQAKVGHAGALMECQIAKDKLKKALGEY is encoded by the coding sequence ATGCGCCGTCTTATCCTAATGTCCCTGTTATTCTGCTGGTTTGGCTCCGGCTGGGCCCAGGGAAAAGAACCGATGTCACTGGAGGCCTGCCTCCAAACCGGGTTGGAAAACAACAAGGGCCTGGATGCCGTTTGGGCCAAAGCCCAGGGGAGCCGGGCGGCGGCTGACCAGTCGGCCACGGCCCTCCTGCCCAGCCTGAAACTGTCGGCCGGCTACAGCCGGCTCAGCGATGTTCCGCCGTTCGAGATGACCATCCCCGGCTTTCCGGCGCCGAAAACCATAACCATCGCCGAGCCGGTGCTGGACAACAGCAGTATCAAGCTGACCCTGCAGCAGCCGCTGTACACCGGAGGGCGGGTGACCGGCAACCTAAAAATAAACCGTAAAAACTACCAGGCGGATTCCAGCGATTATCTGGCCCAGCGCTGCCAGGCGGCCCTGAATATAAAGACCCTGTATTGGAGGCTCTACCAGGCGCAGAAGGTGAAGGAATTGGCCGAGGAGAATCTCCGCATCTTGGAGAGCCATTTCAATGATGTCGGCAACTTGCTGGGCCAGGGCCTGGCCACCGAGAATGACCGGCTGAAGGTTAAACTGCAGATGTCCAATGCCCGGCTGATGCTGATAGATGCCGAAAACAACCGCCGGGCCATAGGGATACATCTCAACAGTTTCATCGGCCGTCCCCTGGATGCGCAGATAGACCCCACCTCCATTCCCGACACTTTGGAGGCTGCCGTGTTAAGCCCGCCGGAATTGATTCAGAGGGCCCTGGCCGAAAGACAGGATATTGCGGGCCAGAAATACCGCCGGGAGGCTACTGCGGCGGGAAGGACGACCGCCAAATCCGGCTGGTATCCCCAGGTGTTTGCGGTGGGGAATTACACCTATGCCAACCCCAATCCCCGGATATTTCCGGCCCGGGACCAGTTCGATGCCACCTGGGACGCCGGGGTGATGCTGTCGATGGATCTCTGGAACTGGCAGGCCGCCAAACATCAGGTGCGCCAGGCGGGCTCTCTGCTCCGGCAGGCCGAGGACCGGCTGGTTTTGCTGGAGGATGCCGTCAGGATCGAGGTCAATTTGGCGGTACTGGAGGTCCAACAGGCCGGAGAGAAGACCGCGGTCTCCCGGAGCGGGCTGGACCAGGCCCAGGAGAACTACCGCAACGTCAAGAACCTGTTCCTGGAGGGAATGGCCACCAATTCCGATCTGCTGGACGCCGAGGTGCTGCTGCTTCAAGCCAAGGTGGGGCACGCCGGGGCCCTGATGGAATGCCAGATCGCCAAAGATAAGCTTAAAAAAGCCCTGGGAGAGTATTAG
- a CDS encoding ABC transporter ATP-binding protein, with the protein MTKPLVEISGLKKSFGPHQVLKGIDLDVLPGEMLAMVGPDGAGKTTLIRAICGLLAFQSGRISVLGHDVPAQMGLIKPHIGYLSQRFSLYGDLTVDENIEFFAEIHGVRDYRARREELLDFTRMKPFRSRLAERLSGGMKQKLALACTLVHTPRVIFLDEPTTGVDPVSRRDFWKILSRLLADGLTIFLTTPYMDEAERCSRVAMLDNGSILALDSPQNIKLLMGGKVMELVCQDIKRAARMMSEELGPANVQTFGDRLNVMMPGQGKQWPGLIEKLAAAGMKCDKWQEVSPSLENVFIKLMKPK; encoded by the coding sequence ATGACCAAGCCGTTGGTCGAAATATCCGGCCTTAAGAAATCTTTTGGTCCGCATCAGGTGCTGAAGGGAATAGACCTTGATGTTCTGCCGGGCGAGATGCTGGCCATGGTGGGGCCGGACGGGGCCGGCAAGACCACCCTGATCAGGGCCATCTGCGGTCTGCTGGCTTTTCAATCCGGCAGGATAAGCGTACTGGGCCATGATGTTCCGGCACAAATGGGCCTGATCAAGCCCCATATCGGCTATCTTTCCCAGCGGTTCAGCCTGTACGGCGATCTGACGGTGGACGAGAACATCGAGTTCTTTGCCGAGATCCACGGGGTGCGTGACTACCGGGCCCGGCGGGAGGAATTGCTTGATTTTACCAGGATGAAGCCCTTCCGCAGCCGCCTGGCCGAAAGGCTGTCGGGAGGGATGAAGCAGAAACTGGCCCTGGCCTGCACCCTGGTCCACACCCCCCGGGTCATATTTCTGGACGAGCCCACCACCGGAGTGGATCCGGTCTCCCGCCGGGATTTTTGGAAGATCCTGTCCCGCTTGCTGGCCGATGGCCTGACCATCTTTCTGACCACCCCCTACATGGACGAGGCCGAAAGGTGCAGCCGGGTGGCCATGCTGGATAACGGCAGCATCCTGGCCCTGGACAGCCCCCAGAACATCAAACTGCTGATGGGGGGCAAGGTGATGGAGTTGGTCTGTCAGGATATAAAAAGGGCGGCCCGGATGATGTCGGAAGAATTGGGCCCGGCAAATGTCCAGACCTTTGGCGACCGGCTTAACGTGATGATGCCCGGCCAGGGAAAACAGTGGCCGGGTTTGATCGAGAAGCTGGCGGCGGCGGGGATGAAATGCGATAAATGGCAGGAGGTATCTCCCTCGCTGGAGAATGTGTTCATAAAACTGATGAAGCCAAAATAA
- a CDS encoding efflux RND transporter periplasmic adaptor subunit has product MKRYPTMIAILPLLLASCGTNDSSQERIQASGTIEALQVNISARVGGQIKNLWGKEGDDVRLGDTLMVTDHVMLDLQLRQSLAGLELARIQYENDRKDDQRTSELFQKGSVTQKQRDDVNARFRASGARLEQARASADMIRKNISDCYVTAPLAGTITNSTHEIGETAGPGSILFTISKIDTVELVVYVNEKELGYVKLGQGAEIRIDTFKDKTFSGKVVYISPQAEFTPKNIQTKQDRVKQVFGVKLKIPNPQQQLKPGIPADAAIFIKGQ; this is encoded by the coding sequence ATGAAAAGATATCCGACAATGATCGCCATCCTGCCGCTGCTGCTTGCTTCCTGCGGGACCAACGACAGCAGCCAGGAAAGGATACAGGCTTCCGGAACCATCGAGGCCCTTCAGGTGAATATCTCGGCCCGGGTGGGCGGCCAGATAAAAAACCTCTGGGGGAAGGAGGGGGATGATGTACGCTTGGGCGATACCCTGATGGTAACGGACCATGTGATGCTGGATCTGCAGCTGCGCCAGTCCCTGGCCGGGCTGGAACTGGCCCGGATCCAATACGAAAACGACCGCAAGGACGACCAGCGCACCAGCGAGCTGTTTCAGAAGGGCAGCGTCACCCAGAAACAGCGCGATGATGTCAATGCCAGGTTCCGGGCCTCCGGAGCCAGGCTGGAGCAGGCCAGGGCCTCGGCCGATATGATCAGGAAAAACATCTCCGATTGTTATGTTACGGCCCCCCTGGCCGGAACCATCACCAATTCAACCCATGAGATCGGCGAGACCGCCGGGCCCGGCTCCATCCTGTTCACCATATCCAAAATTGATACCGTCGAGCTGGTGGTATATGTGAACGAAAAAGAGCTGGGATACGTAAAGCTGGGGCAGGGCGCCGAGATCCGGATAGATACCTTCAAAGATAAGACCTTTTCCGGAAAGGTGGTATACATCTCCCCCCAGGCCGAATTCACTCCCAAGAACATTCAGACCAAGCAGGACCGGGTCAAGCAGGTCTTCGGCGTCAAGCTGAAGATCCCCAATCCCCAGCAGCAGCTTAAGCCGGGGATCCCGGCCGATGCGGCAATATTCATCAAGGGGCAGTAG
- a CDS encoding TetR/AcrR family transcriptional regulator — translation MKARADKLKARIIDSTSRLFFERGFSRVSMDQIASGLGISKKTLYQHFPSKQALLYQVVSSMMNENGKIIEDIVNDRGMDFHRKLSRLMNHLSGVVGRMARPFGEDLRRNAPEMWEEIDRFRKEKILLNFRKLLESGIRQGVFRKDVDPQLMTLMFATLMQNMIDPKLFSQIPFTASQVFETIVEVVFRGILTEPARKDFMNKVKEVSK, via the coding sequence ATGAAAGCAAGAGCCGATAAACTAAAAGCACGCATCATCGACAGCACCAGCCGGCTGTTCTTCGAGCGGGGTTTCTCCAGGGTCAGCATGGACCAGATCGCCTCCGGCCTGGGCATCAGCAAAAAGACCCTCTACCAGCACTTTCCCAGCAAACAGGCCCTGTTGTACCAAGTGGTCAGCAGTATGATGAATGAGAACGGAAAGATCATCGAGGACATCGTCAACGACCGGGGAATGGATTTCCACCGGAAGCTGTCACGGCTGATGAACCATCTCAGCGGGGTGGTCGGCCGGATGGCCCGGCCCTTCGGAGAGGACCTGCGCCGCAACGCACCGGAGATGTGGGAAGAGATCGACCGTTTCCGGAAGGAAAAGATACTGCTCAATTTCAGGAAACTTCTGGAGTCGGGCATCCGGCAGGGGGTGTTCCGGAAGGATGTCGACCCCCAGCTGATGACGCTGATGTTCGCCACCCTGATGCAGAACATGATCGATCCAAAACTATTCAGCCAGATTCCCTTTACGGCGTCCCAGGTATTCGAAACCATCGTGGAGGTGGTATTCCGGGGGATATTGACCGAACCGGCCAGGAAGGATTTTATGAATAAAGTTAAAGAGGTAAGTAAATGA
- a CDS encoding chemotaxis protein CheC gives MMKQLDNIQLDALKEVSNIGSGHAATALSELTGQKVTINIPVISIDPLSAVFKKCADSGQKILGIRIDLSGDIVGRTLLFFSQDDALKFCDCLMRRPVGTVKTLSELDRSGLREVSNILTCAYMNALGEMLNFMVVPTTPSLIIGPPEEMMAGFAEQAGGAEELAVIIENDFRFQGNDSILQGYFLLLPDDSSLQAMFKAMNIK, from the coding sequence ATGATGAAACAATTAGACAATATCCAGCTTGACGCCCTAAAAGAGGTGTCGAACATCGGCTCGGGTCATGCCGCCACCGCCCTGTCGGAGCTTACCGGGCAGAAGGTCACCATCAATATCCCGGTGATCAGCATAGATCCCCTTTCGGCGGTATTCAAAAAATGCGCTGATTCCGGGCAGAAGATCCTGGGGATCCGGATAGACCTCTCCGGGGACATCGTGGGCCGGACCCTGCTGTTCTTCAGCCAGGACGACGCCCTTAAATTCTGCGACTGCCTGATGAGACGTCCCGTCGGCACGGTCAAGACCCTTTCGGAGCTGGACCGTTCGGGTTTACGGGAGGTCTCCAACATACTGACCTGCGCCTATATGAATGCCCTGGGGGAGATGCTCAATTTCATGGTGGTCCCCACCACTCCGTCCCTGATCATCGGCCCCCCGGAGGAGATGATGGCCGGCTTTGCCGAGCAGGCCGGAGGGGCCGAGGAATTGGCGGTGATAATCGAGAACGATTTCCGTTTTCAGGGCAATGACAGCATATTGCAGGGATATTTCCTGCTGTTGCCGGATGACAGCTCCCTGCAGGCCATGTTCAAGGCCATGAATATAAAATAG
- a CDS encoding cupin domain-containing protein — translation MTINSPEEMIKLLDLKPLEIEGGYFRETYRSEEILSKEVLPSWYQSDRCISTAIYYLLTPENYSALHKVNSDEIFHFYLGDPVQMLLLYPDGTGREITLGRDIKSGQAVQLVVPRGVWQGASLQQGGGFALLGTTVSPGFEYQDFVLGQRGSLLPAYPKYASRIFELTR, via the coding sequence ATGACGATAAACAGCCCGGAAGAGATGATCAAACTGCTGGACCTGAAGCCGCTGGAGATCGAAGGCGGATATTTTAGGGAGACCTACCGCTCCGAAGAAATTCTGAGCAAAGAGGTTTTACCATCTTGGTACCAATCCGACCGCTGCATTAGTACAGCCATTTATTACTTGCTGACCCCGGAAAATTATTCGGCCCTTCATAAAGTCAACAGCGACGAGATATTCCACTTCTACCTGGGAGATCCGGTGCAGATGCTGCTGCTTTATCCCGACGGGACCGGCCGGGAGATAACTCTGGGCCGGGACATTAAAAGCGGACAGGCGGTCCAGCTGGTGGTTCCCCGCGGAGTATGGCAGGGGGCTTCCCTGCAGCAGGGCGGCGGGTTTGCCCTGCTGGGCACCACCGTCTCCCCGGGATTTGAATATCAGGATTTTGTCCTGGGCCAGCGGGGGTCCCTATTGCCAGCATATCCCAAATATGCTAGTAGAATATTTGAATTGACCAGATGA
- a CDS encoding molybdopterin-dependent oxidoreductase, with product MKHNFSICPHCGCGCGLYLVEQDGMIGGVSASQNHYLGQGQLCARGWTSYQLLTAEGRVRQPMARNGQGLAAVSWDKALEAAAKKLKAVREKHGQNSIGMIASSRLTNQEAWAVKGFAQGVLETQNYDSGARLCAVPLKFPNQADTQSLGQADLIVVIGANLLEDNPILGQRVLSRCKPEEDRPYVSPDLTHAISGPSARLAVLDSQKNPLAKHAGLFLWSRPGREGHVLTALLKQLVEKHDIPSADPEFRKLKETLAKLSPGQLLDGSGVNHTDLETLAKDLSSAKSPVLLFGKNLLHQPEAFEAWTALSDIALLLQDRLSVLPVMNGANDHGAGRILNSPNGLSYMEIIEAIGKKRLKGLILIGEDPLKTLPGRESVDKALAQLETLIVIDSYPNDCSEKAEVVLPWQLSLEKEGSFYNLDGKEQSFKAASVPDKDSRALGDIMEYLAKAMGGKLNINEKLPEPEAVKLDPFKVIEIESEVLPFNLELGSVYPHLYGDEGQTMGSYHLAREFTGGYIELHPEDIADLGLRSGWKARVVSDAGSMVAVIRANHNIYKKTAFMPIHFGGNALAPFQYDAKLKTPVFKGVAIKIEKI from the coding sequence ATGAAACATAATTTCAGCATATGTCCGCATTGCGGATGCGGATGCGGCCTTTATCTGGTGGAACAGGACGGGATGATCGGCGGGGTGAGCGCCAGCCAGAACCACTACCTGGGGCAGGGGCAGCTGTGCGCCAGGGGATGGACCAGTTATCAGCTGCTGACCGCCGAGGGAAGGGTCAGACAACCGATGGCCAGGAACGGCCAGGGGCTGGCGGCGGTTTCCTGGGACAAGGCCCTGGAGGCGGCGGCCAAAAAACTGAAAGCGGTCAGGGAAAAACATGGCCAGAACAGCATCGGGATGATCGCCTCGTCCCGGCTGACCAACCAGGAAGCCTGGGCCGTAAAGGGCTTTGCCCAGGGGGTGTTGGAGACCCAGAATTACGACAGCGGGGCGCGGCTGTGCGCCGTCCCCCTGAAATTTCCCAATCAGGCTGACACCCAGAGCCTCGGCCAGGCCGATCTGATAGTGGTGATCGGGGCCAATCTGCTGGAGGACAACCCCATCCTGGGCCAGCGGGTGCTATCCCGGTGCAAGCCGGAAGAGGACCGGCCCTATGTTTCCCCCGACCTGACCCACGCCATCTCGGGACCTTCGGCCAGGCTGGCGGTGCTGGACAGCCAGAAGAACCCGCTGGCCAAGCATGCCGGGCTTTTCCTGTGGTCCCGGCCGGGCCGGGAGGGCCATGTGCTGACCGCACTTTTAAAGCAGCTGGTGGAAAAGCATGATATCCCATCAGCCGATCCGGAATTCCGCAAACTGAAGGAAACCCTGGCCAAACTTTCGCCGGGGCAGCTGCTGGACGGCTCGGGCGTCAACCATACCGACCTGGAAACCCTGGCCAAGGATCTTTCCTCGGCCAAGTCGCCGGTCCTGCTGTTCGGAAAAAATCTGCTGCACCAGCCAGAGGCCTTTGAGGCCTGGACCGCCCTGTCGGACATAGCTCTGCTGCTGCAAGACAGGCTATCGGTACTTCCGGTGATGAACGGAGCCAACGACCACGGCGCCGGACGGATCCTTAATTCGCCGAACGGCTTGAGCTACATGGAGATCATCGAAGCAATCGGTAAAAAACGCCTCAAGGGGCTGATCCTGATAGGAGAGGATCCCCTGAAGACTCTGCCGGGAAGGGAATCGGTGGACAAGGCTCTTGCCCAACTGGAGACCCTGATTGTGATAGACTCCTATCCCAACGACTGCTCAGAAAAGGCCGAGGTGGTCCTCCCCTGGCAGCTGTCGCTGGAAAAGGAAGGAAGCTTTTATAATCTGGATGGCAAAGAACAGTCATTCAAGGCCGCCAGTGTTCCCGACAAGGACAGCCGGGCTTTGGGGGACATTATGGAATATCTGGCAAAAGCCATGGGCGGCAAGTTGAATATAAACGAAAAATTGCCGGAGCCCGAAGCGGTGAAACTGGACCCCTTCAAGGTGATCGAGATAGAAAGCGAGGTCCTGCCGTTCAACCTGGAGCTGGGCAGCGTCTACCCGCATCTCTACGGCGACGAGGGGCAGACCATGGGCAGCTACCACCTGGCCCGGGAGTTCACCGGAGGTTATATCGAACTGCACCCCGAGGACATCGCCGACCTGGGCCTGCGCTCCGGGTGGAAGGCCAGGGTGGTCTCCGATGCCGGTTCGATGGTGGCGGTCATCAGGGCCAATCACAATATCTACAAGAAGACGGCCTTCATGCCGATACATTTCGGCGGCAATGCCCTGGCCCCGTTCCAGTACGATGCCAAACTTAAGACCCCGGTGTTCAAGGGGGTCGCGATCAAGATAGAGAAGATATAG